Proteins encoded together in one Amphiura filiformis unplaced genomic scaffold, Afil_fr2py scaffold_278, whole genome shotgun sequence window:
- the LOC140145448 gene encoding uncharacterized protein, which translates to MCPKIYAAAMLLLNTRNNRVNCFQKLVALLLWKGQLKSNMFKRLRMFGITASRAVALRTVDVSNKNYDQKLQRWRRAISEQESIKSPFSVGANEEVEEWIDVPIEANIEQEDNDQDIQV; encoded by the exons ATGTGTCCAAAGATTTACGCAGCAGCAATGCTGCTGCTTAACACCCGGAATAACAGGGTGAACTGTTTTCAGAAGCTAGTCGCCCTCCTCCTATGGAAAGGTCAATTAAAGTCTAAC ATGTTCAAGAGGCTAAGGATGTTTGGCATAACAGCTTCCAGGGCTGTTGCGCTAAGAACGGTAGATGTTTCCAATAAGAATTACGACCAAAAACTTCAGAGATGGAGGAGGGCAATAAGCGAACAAGAGAGTATAAAG TCTCCCTTTTCAGTAGGGGCTAATGAGGAGGTTGAGGAATGGATTGATGTTCCAATAGAG GCAAACATTGAGCAAGAAGACAATGATCAAGACATCCAGGTatag